The DNA window CGTCGTGGGGACGCGCGAGGAACTCGCCGAACGCGCGGACCAGGACGTAGACCCCGAGGAACTCGACTTACACCGCCCCTCGGTGGACCCCATCACCATCACCGAGGACGGCAAGACGTACGAACGCGTCCCCGACGTGTTCGACGTGTGGATAGACTCCTCCGTCGCCACGTGGGGCACCCTCGATTACCCCAGCGAGGAGGAGGCGTACGAGGAACTGTGGCCCGCGGACCTCATCGTCGAGGCGCACGACCAAACCCGCGGGTGGTTCTGGTCGCAACTCGGCATGTCCACCGCCGCGACGGGCGAGAGTCCGTACGACGAAGTCGTCATGCACGGCTTCGCCAACGACGAGAACGGCCGGAAGATGTCGAAATCCCTCGGCAACATCGTCACGCCCGAGGAGGCCATCGAACGCGCCGGGCGCGACCCCCTCCGCGCGTACCTCCTCAGCCACGACCAACAGGGGACGGACCTCTCGTTCGAGTGGGACGGCCTCGCGGACATGCAGTCCTCGCTCAACATCTTCTGGAACGTCTTCCGCTTCCCGCTTCCGTACATGGACTTAGACGGCTACGACCCCGCGGAGGCGGACCTCTCTGCGGGCGAACTCTCCGTCGTCGACGAGTGGGTGCTCTCGCGCCTGCAGACCGTGAAAGCGGACGTCGCGGAGGCGTGGGACGACTACGAGGTCCACGACGCCCTCAACGCAGTCCTCGAGTTCGTGACGCAGGACGTCTCGCGCTTCTACGTGAAGGCCATCCGCGAACGGATGTGGGAGGAGGAAGACTCCGATTCGAAGCGCGGCGCGTACGCGACGCTCTCGACGGTGTTACGGGAGACGGTGCGCCTCCTCGCGCCCTTCACCCCGTACGTCGCAGAGCGGATGTATCAGATACTCGACGGCACCGAGACGACCGTTCACGCCCTCGACTACCCGACGGTGGACGAGGAGTGGCGCGACGAGGAACTCGAACGCCACATGGCCGTCCTCCGGAGCGTCGAGGAGGCCGCCGCCAACGCCCGCCAACAGGGCGGTCGGAAACTTCGGTGGCCCGTCCCGCGCGTCGTCGTCGCCACCGAGGACGACGAGGTGGCGGAGGCCGTCGAGGCCCTCTCGGACCTCCTCGCGGAACGGGTGAACGCCCGCGAACTGCGGGTCGTCGAGACGTTCGACGAACTGGTCGAACGCGCCGAACCGCAGATGGGCGTCATCGGCCCCGAGTTCGGCGCCGACGCCCAGAAGGTGATGGAGGCCGTGAAGGGTCGCACCCGCGAGGACGTCGAAGCCGGCGTCGAGGTGGACGGCGAGACGTACGACCTCACAGACGAGATGGTCGAGTACGTCGCCGAACCGCCGGAGAACATCTCCGAGGCCGAGTTCGAGAACGGAGCGGTGTACGTCGACACCTCCCTCACCGACGACATCGAAGCCGAGGGGTACGCCCGCGACGTCATCCGCCGCGTCCAAGAGATGCGCAAGCAACTCGACTTAGACGTCGAGGAGGAAATCCACGCGAGCATCGACGTGGCCGACGACCGAATCGCCGAACTCGTCGACCGCCACCGCGAGTTCATCGCCGAGGAGACGCGAACCGCCGAGTACGTCGAGGAGGACGCCGACATGGACCTCGTCGAGGAGTGGGACGTCGAAGGCGTCACCGTCACCATCGGCATCGAACGACTCGAAACCGAACCGACCGCGCAGTAACGCTCCCGCCTCCGTCGGCGTTCGACCGGCGTTCCGCGTTCGATCGGCGTCCGGTCAGTTCGACCGAGCGATTCGCCGCCGCGCGTCCGTCCGACGCGAAGCGGTCCCCGACTTTCGCGGCCGACGCCGATGGTCCCCTCACGAACACTTTTGCCGTCTTCGGGCATCTATCATGATGCACTATGAAGAAACTCATCAACGACCCGTCCGACTACGTGGACGAGATGTTGGACGGTATGGTGGCGGCGTACCCCGACAGAGTCCGGCGACTGGAGGGAACCAAGGTGCTGGTACGCGCCGACGGCCCCGTCGAGGGGAAGGTGGCCGTCGTCTCCGGCGGCGGGAGCGGTCACGAACCGACGCACGCGGGCTACATCGGCGACGGGATGCTCGACGGGGCGGCGTCCGGCGAGGTGTTCACCTCCCCGACGGCGAACGAACTCGACGAGATGGTACAGGCCGCGGACGCCGGCGAAGGCGTCCTCTGCGTCGTGAAGAACTACGAGGGCGACGTGATGAACTTCGACACCGCCGCCGAGATGGCCGACATGGAGGGCGTCGAGGTCGAACAGGTGGTCGTCAACGACGACGTGGCCGTCGAGGACTCCCTGTACACCTCCGGTCGCCGCGGCGTCGCGGGCACCATCTTCGTCCACAAGGTCGCGGGCGCGAAAGCCGCCGACGGCGGCAGTTTGGCGGAGGTGAAGGAAGTCGCGGAGAAAGCCATCGACAACGTGCGGACGATGGGGATGGCGCTCACGTCGTGTATCACCCCCGAGAAGGGTGAGGAGACGTTCGACCTCGGCGAGGACGAGATAGAACTCGGCATCGGCATCCACGGCGAACCCGGCACCGAACGCACGGAACAGATGAGCGCCGAGGCGGTGGCCGAACACCTCACGACGAACGTCCTCGACGACTTGGAGGTCGAAGACGGCGAGGAAGTCGTCGTCATGGTCAACGGGATGGGCGGGACGCCCCTCTCCGAACTGTTCATCGTCAACCGGACGGTGCAGGACGTCGTCGCAGAGCGCGGACTCGACGTGTGGGACACGTGGGTCGGCGACTACATGACCTCCCTCGACATGGAGGGCTGTTCGGTGACCGTCCTCCGCGTGGACGACGAACTGAAAGAACTGCTGGACGCGAGCGTCGATACGCCCGCCCTGAAGCGCTGAGTCGATTCGTCGCGACTCGCTGACTTTTTCGAATATCGGCGGACGGCGTAGTTTCAAGCCGTCGGCGTCCCTCTAGCGGGCTATGGCTGACGAATCTGTCCAACGGGAGGCGCTCATCGCGGCTATCGAGAACGTCGCGGCGCGCATCGAGGAGGAGAAGTCGTACCTCACGGAACTGGACTCCGCCATCGGCGACGCCGACCACGGGAACAACATGCACCGCGGGTTTCAGGCCGTCGCCGAGAAGACCGACGACTTCGAGGGGATGTCGCCCGGAGACATCGTGAAGACGGTGGGGACGACCATCATCGGCAACGTCGGCGGCGCGGCGGGACCGCTGTACGGCGGGTCGCTCATGACCGCGAGTCAGGAACTCGACGACGGCATCACCGCCGAGACGTCCGTGGCGTTCGCGGAGGCGTACCTCGACAAGGTGAAGGACCGAGGCGACGCGCCGGTCGGCGCGAAGACGATGGTGGACGCGCTCACCCCCGCGGTCCACACGTACAAGAAGTCCGTCGAACAGGACGACCTCGCGCCGTTGACGGCGTTCGCCAAGGCCGTCGACGCCGCCGAACGCGGCGTCGAGTTCACCGTCCCCATCAAGGCGCTGAAGGGGCGGGCCTCCTTCCTCGATTGGCGGTCCGTCGGCCACCAAGACCCCGGCGCGACGAGCACGTACATCATCATGGAGGAGATTCTGAAGACGGCCGAAGAGTACCTCGACGGCGACACCGACGCGGAAGCCGTCGCCGAGACCGTTCCGGACGAGACGCCGGGTGACGGCGAATGATAGGGTTGGTCGTCGTCTCCCACAGTTCGAAGGCGGCGGAGGGAATCCGCGATATCGCCGGGCAGATGGGCGGCGGAAAGGCACGCATCGAAGTCGCGGGCGGCGACGTGGACGGCGGCA is part of the Halopelagius longus genome and encodes:
- the ileS gene encoding isoleucine--tRNA ligase, with the protein product MDEVEDQYAPEDVESTVGEYWDENDAYEATKEAHADDPAFFFVDGPPYTSGQMHLGTAWNKTLKDAIIRYKRMTGHRVTDRPGYDMHGLPIEVKVEEELGFETKRDIEEYGMEPFIDRCKEFAVRNREAMDDDFQSIGVWMDWENPYQTLSPEYMEAAWWAFQQVNERGLVEQGKRSVNYCPRCQTAIAANEVEYDQIESPSIYVKFPLADREGSLVIWTTTPWTLPANTFVAVDGEMTYRAVRAEKDGESEVLYVAEPCVEDVLKKGRYEDYEVLEELSGEEMVGWAYDNPLADELNEHADFEGARQVYTAEYVEADRTGLVHSAPGHGQEDFARGQELGLDVFVPVDQRGEFTEAAGAYAGEFVRDANPDIIEDLEDAGYLLHSGEHEHRYGHCWRCDTDIIYLATDQWFITVTDIKDELLDNIEESEWHPQWARDNRFRDFVSDAPDWNISRQRYWGIPLPIWQADDGDFVVVGTREELAERADQDVDPEELDLHRPSVDPITITEDGKTYERVPDVFDVWIDSSVATWGTLDYPSEEEAYEELWPADLIVEAHDQTRGWFWSQLGMSTAATGESPYDEVVMHGFANDENGRKMSKSLGNIVTPEEAIERAGRDPLRAYLLSHDQQGTDLSFEWDGLADMQSSLNIFWNVFRFPLPYMDLDGYDPAEADLSAGELSVVDEWVLSRLQTVKADVAEAWDDYEVHDALNAVLEFVTQDVSRFYVKAIRERMWEEEDSDSKRGAYATLSTVLRETVRLLAPFTPYVAERMYQILDGTETTVHALDYPTVDEEWRDEELERHMAVLRSVEEAAANARQQGGRKLRWPVPRVVVATEDDEVAEAVEALSDLLAERVNARELRVVETFDELVERAEPQMGVIGPEFGADAQKVMEAVKGRTREDVEAGVEVDGETYDLTDEMVEYVAEPPENISEAEFENGAVYVDTSLTDDIEAEGYARDVIRRVQEMRKQLDLDVEEEIHASIDVADDRIAELVDRHREFIAEETRTAEYVEEDADMDLVEEWDVEGVTVTIGIERLETEPTAQ
- the dhaK gene encoding dihydroxyacetone kinase subunit DhaK, encoding MKKLINDPSDYVDEMLDGMVAAYPDRVRRLEGTKVLVRADGPVEGKVAVVSGGGSGHEPTHAGYIGDGMLDGAASGEVFTSPTANELDEMVQAADAGEGVLCVVKNYEGDVMNFDTAAEMADMEGVEVEQVVVNDDVAVEDSLYTSGRRGVAGTIFVHKVAGAKAADGGSLAEVKEVAEKAIDNVRTMGMALTSCITPEKGEETFDLGEDEIELGIGIHGEPGTERTEQMSAEAVAEHLTTNVLDDLEVEDGEEVVVMVNGMGGTPLSELFIVNRTVQDVVAERGLDVWDTWVGDYMTSLDMEGCSVTVLRVDDELKELLDASVDTPALKR
- the dhaL gene encoding dihydroxyacetone kinase subunit DhaL, whose amino-acid sequence is MADESVQREALIAAIENVAARIEEEKSYLTELDSAIGDADHGNNMHRGFQAVAEKTDDFEGMSPGDIVKTVGTTIIGNVGGAAGPLYGGSLMTASQELDDGITAETSVAFAEAYLDKVKDRGDAPVGAKTMVDALTPAVHTYKKSVEQDDLAPLTAFAKAVDAAERGVEFTVPIKALKGRASFLDWRSVGHQDPGATSTYIIMEEILKTAEEYLDGDTDAEAVAETVPDETPGDGE